The following are from one region of the Myotis daubentonii chromosome 2, mMyoDau2.1, whole genome shotgun sequence genome:
- the LOC132226131 gene encoding olfactory receptor 6C75-like has protein sequence MGNHTRVTVFILAGLTDDPQWKVVLFIFLLLIYMLSITGNLIIITLTLLDIHLKTPMYFFLRNFSFLEISYTSTCIPKFLLTVATGDKTISYNCCVTQVFFAFLFGASEFYLLAAMSYDRYVAICKPLHYTVIMNHKICTQLVLSCWLAGFFVIFPPLILGMDLDFCASNIVEHFYCDSTPLMQISCTDTWIIELMGFISALVTLVITLIMVIISYTYIALTILKFPSTSQRKKAFSTCSSHMIVISLSYGSCIFMYVNPSVKQKVSFSKGISVLNTSVAPLLNPFIYTLRNQQVKKGFMIMVHRVIFFTKK, from the coding sequence ATGGGAAATCATACGAGAGTGACAGTGTTTATCCTAGCAGGTTTGACTGATGACCCACAATGGAAAGTGGTGTTATTCATCTTCCTGCTTCTCATTTACATGCTAAGCATCACTGGCAATCTGATCATCATCACACTCACCCTGCTGGATATTCACCTCAAGACCCCCATGTATTTTTTCCTTCGGAACTTTTCCTTTTTGGAAATTTCCTATACCAGTACATGCATTCCTAAATTTTTGCTTACTGTGGCAACAGGGGACAAAACCATTTCCTATAATTGTTGTGTCACTCAGGTGTTTTTTGCCTTCCTTTTTGGAGCATCTGAATTTTACTTGCTGGCTGCTATGTCCTATGACCGCTATGTTGCCATCTGTAAGCCCCTGCATTACACCGTCATCATGAACCACAAAATCTGCACACAGCTTGTCCTCAGTTGTTGGCTGGCTGGTTTTTTTGTCATCTTTCCACCACTCATCTTGGGCATGGACCTTGACTTCTGTGCCTCCAATATTGTTGAGCATTTCTACTGTGACTCTACTCCTCTTATGCAGATCTCCTGCACAGACACATGGATTATTGAGCTGATGGGATTCATCTCTGCTTTGGTGACACTTGTGATCACATTGATAATGGTGATAATATCATATACTTATATTGCCTTGACCATTTTAAAATTCCCTTCAACTAGTCAGAGGAAAAAAGCTTTTTCGACATGTTCTTCTCACATGATTGTGATATCCCTTTCTTATGGCAGCTGTATTTTCATGTATGTTAATCCATCAGTCAAACAAAAGGTATCTTTTTCCAAGGGAATTTCTGTGCTCAATACTTCAGTTGCGCCACTTTTGAACCCTTTTATCTACACTTTACGGAACCAACAGGTGAAAAAAGGCTTCATGATTATGGTCCACAGGGTTATTTTTTTCACAAAGAAATGA